The following coding sequences are from one Aethina tumida isolate Nest 87 chromosome 2, icAetTumi1.1, whole genome shotgun sequence window:
- the LOC109601330 gene encoding N-alpha-acetyltransferase 10: MNIRCAKPEDLMNMQHCNLLCLPENYQMKYYFYHGLSWPQLSYVAEDEKGNIVGYVLAKMEEDQEELKHGHITSLAVKRSHRRLGLAQKLMDQASEAMVECFDAKYVSLHVRKSNRAALNLYKNSLKFETVEIEPKYYADGEDAYSMRRDLSEFAKKVKKTEECTNEE; the protein is encoded by the exons ATGAACATCCGTTGTGCAAAGCCTGAAGACCTAATGAACATGCAGCACTGCAACCTGCTGTGTTTGCCAGAAAACTATCAAATGAAGTACTATTTTTATCACGGCCTTAGTTGGCCCCAGCTCAGTTATGTGGCAGAGGATGAAAAAGGGAATATTGTTGG gTATGTGTTGGCAAAAATGGAAGAAGACCAGGAAGAACTGAAGCACGGACACATAACATCATTGGCTGTGAAACGATCCCACCGCAGATTGGGCCTGGCTCAAAAGCTGATGGACCAGGCCTCTGAAGCAATGGTTGAATGTTTTGATGCTAAATACGTTTCCCTCCATGTTCGTAAGAGCAACAGAGCGGCCCTAAATCTGTACAAAAACTCGCTAAAATTCGAAACGGTAGAAATCGAACCTAAATATTATGCAGATGGTGAGGATGCCTACTCAATGAGAAGGGATCTTTCAGAGTTCGCTAAGAAAGTTAAGAAAACAGAGGAATGTACAAACGAGGAATAA